The stretch of DNA ACCGGCGAGCCGCCGCGTAGTCGGAACCCGTGAACAAACAGAATTGAAGCGCCCTGCCACATTCCCGGACCCACCGAGGCCGCGAACGCGCATCGCCAGAGGTCATTTCTTCACCGGAAAGTAGCTATACCGAGCGGCACAGTGTGGCCACACGATCGGCGAACGCGATGCGCGGGGCCATGCTCGGGCGGCACATGGCATCGCCTCATGCGACAAGTTCCCCGCGCAGCCGCGAAGTAAATCGGACGTGGTATGCGTGCATCCGCTGCTCCATTCATCGGCCTTGCTTGTACCGATGAACGCCACTTGGACGTCGAACCTGACCAAGCACGAGACGTCAAAGGCAACGCGTTCTCCTCACGCCTCGGTAGCACCATCCAGTTTGCGGGGAGGCAGATCTGTAGCGCGCTCGAATGACGCGTCGCCGACGAGTGCGCCGCATGTCTAGACAGAAGCCGCTGCATCGCCGGCAATCTGTCGCGTACCGTCGGACGATTCGGAACGTGCCGGCTGAGCCAAACGTGTGGCGTCGAGCCGTCAACGCGTGTCGGCTGGGGTGTCAGGGACGGAATCCGCAACTGGCTCGTCACTGCGGCGTGAACCGAGTCCTCGACAACCGCAAGAATGGCCTGAACTTACCGGCAAAGTCCGCATGTAGGATGTCCGAAGATGTATACATACTTCGGACACCGCTTCTGCTCACAGGCGTCGCTGTGGCCGCTGAGCGCCGCCACGGCCGCACGGCGACCGCCTGCGGCGGCGAGGATCGGGCGCGCGACCGGTCACGCGGCGGTGCCGGCCACGGCGGAAGTGCTGAGCGCTAGTCGTCCTTGAGCGCCGCGAGCGGATCGACGCGCGTGGCGCGGAACGCTGGGATTAGACTGGCGGCCGCAGCGACAGCGGCGATGAGCGCCGCCACGCCGGCCAGCGTCGCCGGGTCATTCGGCCGGACCGCGAAGAGCAGCGTCCCCATCAGCCGCGTCAGCACGAGCGCGCCGGCGAGGCCGGCCACGAGGCCGGCACACGCCAGCTTCAGTCCGTGGCCCAGGATCGCGCGGAGCACGACGCTGCGCTCGGCCCCGAGCGCCATCCGGATCCCGATCTCGCGCCGCTGCTGGGCGACCATGTACGAGAGCACGCCGTAGGTGCCGGTGGCGGCCAGCAAGAGCGCCAGGCCGGCAAACCCTGTCAGAAACTGCATCAGCATGCGCGGACGACGGACCGAGTCGCGGAACACCTCCTCCATGTCGCGTAGCCGGATGACTGGCAGACCGGGATCAACTTCGCGCACGGCGTTCGCGATCGACGGCTGCAGCGCGGTGGCAGACATGTTGGTGCGTAGCACGACATGCATGCTCGCGTCCCCGAAGCCGCTGCCCAGTCGTCCGCCCTGAACGGCGGGGAAGATGCGAGGGATCTGGTCCAAGAGCACGTAGAGCTCGGTGCCAGCCGGCTGATCGACCCCAGCCTGCCTCACGTCCTTCGCCACGCCAACCACCGTGACCCACGGCGTCTCGTCACCGAAGCGCGGGCGCACACGCCGGCCGATCGGATCGACGCCCTTCCAGAACGTGCGCACGAATGCTTCGTTCACGATCGCCACCGGCGCGCCGATGCGGTCGGCGGCCTCGAACGCGCGACCACGCACAATCGGGATCCGCATCGCATCGAAGTAGCCATTCGTGATTGTCTGGTAATACGCGACCAGCTCCGCCCCTTCCGGCGGCGGCGTGTAGTGCTCGATGTCGGTCCCGAATCCGTTGGCTGCACGCTGTGGCGCAAGGCCGGACACGGCCGCGCCGCCCTCGATTCCTGGCATCGTGCGCAGGCGATCGAGCAAGCGATCGTACATCTGCACGCGTCCATCAAACGCCGGGTAGGTCGCCGCGGGCAACGCGATGCCGAACGTCACAAGCCTGGATCGATCGAATCCGGCATCGACGCTCATCAGATTGTGAACCGTTCGCACCATCAGACCCGCGCCCGCCACGAGGAGCACCGCGAGGGCGACTTCAGCAGCGACCAGAACACGGCGCATCGTCGGCCGAATCGCCGTTGCGCCTGAAGCCCTATCGTTCAGGAGACGTCCACCGGTGCGTCCGGAGAGATAACGCAGCGGCGCCAGGCCGAAGATCAGCGCGGTGAGGGCCGAGACGAGTAGCGTGAAGCCAAGGACCGATGCATCGATGCCGATGCCGGCGACGCGAGGCACGCTCTCCGGATAGGCGGCCGTCAGCGCGCCGATCCCGGCCCAGGCTGCTGCGAGGCCGAGCGCGCCGCCGAGTCCGAGGAGCACGAGTCCTTCGGCGACGAACTGCGCGAGCAGCCGACGCCGACCCGCACCGAGAGCGGTGCGCAGCGCGATCTCGCGACCGCGCGTTTCGGCGCGGACCACGAGCAGGTTGGCGAGATTCGCGCACGCGATCAGCAGCACCAGGCCGACGCCGGCCTGCAGTAGCCAGAAGGCACGTCGGGATGGTCCGACGACGGCGTCCAGCATGGGGGTGAGCTGCAGGACGTGCTCGCCGGGAACGAACAGATGTCCGCTGGCGTGGGTGCGTTCACCCCAACTCGTCATGAGCGAGGTCAGCTCCGACTCGGCCTGCGACAGCGTGACGTTGCCTTTCAGGCGGGCCAGCACTGACAGAAAGTGGCTCGCCCGGAATCGACGGATCGCGGGTGCGAGTTGGAGCGGGAGCCAGAGCTCGGCCCGCTTGTCCATGACGTCGAAGCCTGGCGGCATCACGCCGATCACCTCGTGCCGGATGCCATCAATGTCGACCGACTGGCCGATGATGTCGTCAGTGTCGCCGAAGGCCGAGCGCCACAAGCCGTGCGACAGGATGACGACTGCTGGACCACCGACGCGCGTCTCGTCGCGGCGAAACCACCGACCGCGTTCCGGCGCCACGGCGAGGGCCTCGAACACTTCGGCATTCACCCGTGCGTACGCCGTCCGCCGCGGGCGATCGAGTGCCGAGAGGTTCGCTTCGCCCGTCACGAACGCGCCAGCGACCGCGAAGGACTGACTTATCTCGGTCAGCTCGAAGTACTCGGCCGGCGAGAGCGAGCCTGGGTTGCCGTCTCCGGAGCCGGCGGTCACCATTTGCAGCTGTTCCGGCTGCGGGTAGCCGAGCGGCCGCAGGATCGCGGCGTTCACCACCGAGAACATCGCGGTGTTTGCCCCGATGCCGAGCGCGATCGTCAGCACCGACGTGATCGTGAACCCCGGGCTGTTGCGGAGCGTGCGACAGGCGTAACGGACGTCCTGGACGATTTCGTCCAGCCAGCGCCGCGTCCACACCGCTCGTGCGTCCTCGCGCGTCAGGGTGACGTTGCCGAACGCGCGCCGCGCGGCGTCTCGCGCCTCTTGTCCGGACATCCCGTTCGCGACGCGTTCTTCGGCCTCGAGCTCGAGGTGGCTGCGAATCTCTCGTTCGAGTTCCTCGTCTCTGTCCTTGGTCACAGCCGCCTCACACGGGCTTCAGTACGCGGGCCATTGCTCGCACCACCGCGTTCCACCGGCTCTGCTCGATCGTCAGCTGCTTGCGTCCCTTGGCCGTCAGCCTGTACATGCGCATCTCGCGCCCCCGGTCACTCGCTTCCCACTTGGAGGTGATAGACCCGCTTTTCTCCAAACGGGCCAAAGCAGGATAGAGCGACCCGTGTTCCACCTGCAGCACGTCCTCTGACGTGCGCTGGATGTGCCGGGCGATGCCGTGGCCGTGGAGCGGGCCGAACAGCAGTGTCTGCAGGATCAGCAACTCGAGGGTGCCTTGAACGACCTTTCGTTCCGCCATGATAGATAGTCTACCATATTTGGTAGATTGCCTACCATTCAGACTGTTTGACGACGGCGTGACCGGTTTGCGCTGAACGACGTGACCCCGCCGCAGGCGCTTTTGGAACGGAAGAACCAGCCGGGAGTGCATGTGCGAAATACGCACAACCGGCGCGCGTGCTCATCGGGATGGCGCAGGGAAGAACCAGGACATTGGAAGGGTTGTGAGCCGGGGGGGCCGCGGCGACTGCCCCGGCAGGGATTGTTGAAAGGAGCGCATCGGCCTCCTTTCGGCCCGGCCGCACGACGTCTGCGGCGCGGGTTCAAGAGCGTTCAGAATCGTCACGGCCGCGCCGCGGATTCGTTCCAGCGAGGCCAGCAGGGCGTCACGATCGCCGCGGTACTGGTGGATGTAGTCACGGGCTGCATCGGCAACCTGGAGACCGACGGCTTCACCGACCACGAACGCGACGGCTTGGCTTCGAGCTCACGCTGGTCGCGTGAAGTGGGACGGTTGGCGGAACGATGCCGCAGCTCATGGCCGTACTCGTGAACGAGCACGACGAACTCTTCGGCGTGGGACAGACCGCTCAGAATCTTGATGCGCCCGCCGAGTGACACACCGTGCGCACCGTCCAGATCGGCGGTAACCTCGATCGCGATTCCCTGCTTCACGATCGCGGCACACAAGGGCGAGCGTGCGGTCGCCGGGATCGCCGAAGGCGGCTGACGCTTCGGGTAGAGGCTCACCGTCCGTCTGCGCGACGTCGAACACATGCGCAGCTCTGAAGCCGGCCACGCACGTCTCGTCGTCAGTGTCGTCGCGTCGGCGGCGCGTGACGATCGGGGCAAGGATGACGATACCCTTCTCGCCTCTGCGAACGAAGCAACCGAGCGAACGCCAAGTGTGGAAGCCGGCCACGCGCGTGGCCGCAGGGCGCTGCGCCGCGATCAAGCAAACGTTGTGGAAGCTGTAGCGATGGAAGCGTGCCATCGCCTTCAAGAGCGCGGTGAGCTGGTCGCTCGGTCCCGCATCGAGCAAGGCGGCAAGTCCATCGAGGGCGTCGGTCGTGAACTGCTTGAGCGTGTCGGCGGTCCTGATGTCTCCTCCTGTGAACGGGCGGTCCGTGGTTCCTTTACGACCGGAGGAACTCGACCGCCCGTCAGGAGGACACGGGCAGGTCTCACCACGTGGCGGCATGCTGCGGCACCGGGCGTGCCAGCGGTTCTGGCTGGCGCGAAGCCTCGCGGCCGGTGATCCGCGGCGGGTGACGCCACGTCTCGACCTGCCGTTCATCGCCGACCATCAATCAGTTGTCGGATACGTGCAGGCGTTGTTCGATGTGCCGGCTATGAAGGAGCCTGGGGACGTGGAGCGGATCGACTGCGCGTATTGATTGCCGACGACGATCGCCCAGCGCGACACCTTCTCGCGGGCGTCCTGCGCTTGGTGCCAGACGTGGAGGTGATCGGTGAGGCGCGCAGCGGCGCGTGCGCGGCGGGCCCTGCGCAAGCGAGCGATCGATCCGCGTCCGAGCGATAGCGCGGCTGCGTGACACATCGCACTGCAGCGTGCGTCACGTTCTCACGCGGTGGCCGCCCGACCGAGCCTGTTGATTGCGACGCTTCGCGCCACGAGCCCGCGCAGGCACTCGGTCGAGATGGCGTGGTAGCGAGGGCCAATGTCGATGCCGATCCGCATGTGGCACGTTCCTGTATGCCCAACGCGAACCAGGTTCGCACGAGAGTTGGGACGCGCTGAACGTGCGTATATGAACGAGAGTGCGCGTCGGTGGATGGAGTGCCTAATCTGACGGGAGTAGAAGCAATGGACAAGCTGCGGAGCAGGGTCGAACCGCCGAGGCAGCGGCTACAAGTCGTGGCGCACCGGGCGGCGATGCCACGTCGCTTACGCGACCTCCATCAGCGCCCGAGGGTTCCTTGCGGCGATCAGCAAGAGCGTCCGCGCGGCTCCGGAAGGCGCCCGGCGCCCCTGCTCCCACTCCTGAAGCGTCCGCACCGACACGCCGAGCAGTTCAGCGAATCTCGACTGCGAGAGCCCGGTCTTCTTCCTCACGCTGGCGACGGACGGCACGTTGGTGATGCGCCCGTGTTCGCCTCGCTTGAGCTGACGAATCCCCGCAAGAATCTCCAGACCGATGTTCCGCGAACGCCTAGCCATCGATCTCCTCCTTGATCTTCTTTGTCGATCAGCCTCGTGAAGAGCGCCGTTTCGACGAACGTCAACATGGGATTATACGTCATTGACGGACTCCGTCAATGACGGGAACTGACGAGATGGAATTGCACGGAAGCCGGCCTCGCGCGCCGGAGAACTCCGCCGAATCTCGCGCCTGCGCCGACCCGCGAACGCTGCGGCCGGGACGGCCTTGCACCCGACTCGTCCGAGCGAGCGTGGTCGGTGTTTGGCGAGCCGCAGTGGTCCGGTCCGATGATCCCTGATCGGCGTCCGCGTCGGTGCCAACGGACTGTCCCGAGCTCTCCCACGCCCGGCGGACTTCGGCTTCCAACATCGTCTGACGCGCCTTCACCCACGGCGCGTAGTGCCCTTCGGTGACCTTGATCGAGCTGTGCCCGCGGAGCTTGGAGACATTCTCCAGCGAGACCCGTTCAGCAAGAGCGATACCGCGAACGTGTCGCGGAACCGGTGCGAGTGCGCGTTCCCGACGTTGGCGAGTTCAAACAGCGTGTCCAGATAGCGCGACCAGTTCGCGCGGGCCGTCTGCGGCTTGGCATCGCCCGTCGAAAAGTACCGTCCGTTCGTGTTCGTGTCGAGCGCGGCCAGCGCGCTGATGACGACTTCCGGCAGCGGCACGTAGACGGGCGTCCCGGTCTTTGCCGTGTAGAGAAGAAGCTTGTTGCCGTCCACACGTGCGTCGTCGAGCGCAATCGTGTCGCCGATCCGCAGATCCGACTGCCGCATCACCAGCACGAACGCGCGCACGCGGTCGCGATTGCCGGGATAGCGATCGCACGCCTCGAGGATGCGCCGCATCTCCGAGTCGGTGAACGGAAGCGTCGGCGTGGCCTTGACTTTCGGCGCCTTCACCCGGCGACCCGGGTTCTTGGTCACCCAATCGTCCTCCATGCAGAATCGAAAGAACGCGCGCAGCCGCTCGAGATTCTTCGTCGCGTAGTTCGCGCCATCGGTCCACGTTGCGCGGAACTGCCGCATCTGCTCGACGCTGAGCTGTTTCAGATACCGAAAGAAAAGGGCCCTCTAGGTACAGAACAGGTACAGCGGCCGAAACCTTACGGCTGCTGTGCGTTCTTTTAGGGATTTGGCGGAGAATGATTGGCGGAGAGGGTGGGATTCGTTCTCGTCGAACCCGCTCCTATCAA from Acidobacteriota bacterium encodes:
- a CDS encoding ABC transporter permease, producing MTKDRDEELEREIRSHLELEAEERVANGMSGQEARDAARRAFGNVTLTREDARAVWTRRWLDEIVQDVRYACRTLRNSPGFTITSVLTIALGIGANTAMFSVVNAAILRPLGYPQPEQLQMVTAGSGDGNPGSLSPAEYFELTEISQSFAVAGAFVTGEANLSALDRPRRTAYARVNAEVFEALAVAPERGRWFRRDETRVGGPAVVILSHGLWRSAFGDTDDIIGQSVDIDGIRHEVIGVMPPGFDVMDKRAELWLPLQLAPAIRRFRASHFLSVLARLKGNVTLSQAESELTSLMTSWGERTHASGHLFVPGEHVLQLTPMLDAVVGPSRRAFWLLQAGVGLVLLIACANLANLLVVRAETRGREIALRTALGAGRRRLLAQFVAEGLVLLGLGGALGLAAAWAGIGALTAAYPESVPRVAGIGIDASVLGFTLLVSALTALIFGLAPLRYLSGRTGGRLLNDRASGATAIRPTMRRVLVAAEVALAVLLVAGAGLMVRTVHNLMSVDAGFDRSRLVTFGIALPAATYPAFDGRVQMYDRLLDRLRTMPGIEGGAAVSGLAPQRAANGFGTDIEHYTPPPEGAELVAYYQTITNGYFDAMRIPIVRGRAFEAADRIGAPVAIVNEAFVRTFWKGVDPIGRRVRPRFGDETPWVTVVGVAKDVRQAGVDQPAGTELYVLLDQIPRIFPAVQGGRLGSGFGDASMHVVLRTNMSATALQPSIANAVREVDPGLPVIRLRDMEEVFRDSVRRPRMLMQFLTGFAGLALLLAATGTYGVLSYMVAQQRREIGIRMALGAERSVVLRAILGHGLKLACAGLVAGLAGALVLTRLMGTLLFAVRPNDPATLAGVAALIAAVAAAASLIPAFRATRVDPLAALKDD
- a CDS encoding PadR family transcriptional regulator; amino-acid sequence: MAERKVVQGTLELLILQTLLFGPLHGHGIARHIQRTSEDVLQVEHGSLYPALARLEKSGSITSKWEASDRGREMRMYRLTAKGRKQLTIEQSRWNAVVRAMARVLKPV
- a CDS encoding tyrosine-type recombinase/integrase; its protein translation is MRQFRATWTDGANYATKNLERLRAFFRFCMEDDWVTKNPGRRVKAPKVKATPTLPFTDSEMRRILEACDRYPGNRDRVRAFVLVMRQSDLRIGDTIALDDARVDGNKLLLYTAKTGTPVYVPLPEVVISALAALDTNTNGRYFSTGDAKPQTARANWSRYLDTLFELANVGNAHSHRFRDTFAVSLLLNGSRWRMSPSSAGTARSRSPKGTTRRG
- a CDS encoding helix-turn-helix domain-containing protein translates to MARRSRNIGLEILAGIRQLKRGEHGRITNVPSVASVRKKTGLSQSRFAELLGVSVRTLQEWEQGRRAPSGAARTLLLIAARNPRALMEVA